One genomic window of Panicum hallii strain FIL2 chromosome 6, PHallii_v3.1, whole genome shotgun sequence includes the following:
- the LOC112898132 gene encoding uncharacterized protein LOC112898132 — protein sequence MDRSWIYTSAPFSPAFLSGVQHFMEYVRARCSSADEKIKCPCRKCLNQKEKSLDDVHEDIELNGMSRCYIRWAHHGEEEDDVGQDDDGELAVVPEDMSCDGTDQGQAPLDEEGQAEDVIDDGARGFQGLIQDLRDAASHGLGGNLYKQLMEEAKRELYPGCTEESRLSFMIKLLHIKVYNRITTSGFDAFLELLSSTLKNVPRIPKSYNKMKAVLRKLGFGYVSIDACKYDCALFWKDHEGDDHCPVCGFTRWKVNKEGRKKVPHKVLRYFPIIPPLQRLFMSKQRAQYARWHKEKRVPVENEMRHPADGEAWKDFDETFKSFVDDPRNLRLAIATDGFNPFGQMSNSYSIWPVLVVPYNFPPWMCMDQSNYMLALLIPGKKSPGKDFHVFMQPLIADLMELWKGVKTYDAVEGKDFSLRAAILFGIHDYPALGTMLGRTTKGYFACVYCDENPCSECLRNKIGFINHRRFLPNDHAWRTNKSFNGKHEKREQLRKFTADEVMARLDSVCYVPGKNPDKPKPRKQCRNVDEPVWHLKVSLYDLPYWSKLKLQHNLDVMHIEKNICEAILSTLLNIPNKTKDTIAARLDLEDRGIRKELHLLDDSGSSSSKPRACYVLKPEDMKKFLQFVSNVKFPDGYASNISRCVNMEGGGSIHGLKTHDCHIMLQHILPAGLRGLVRKDVYEVIAELGRFFRQLCSKTIKVDALH from the coding sequence ATGGATAGAAGTTGGATTTATACAAGTGCACCATTTTCGCCGGCCTTTTTGTCTGGTGTTCAACACTTCATGGAATATGTCAGAGCTAGATGTAGTAGTGCAGATGAGAAAATCAAGTGCCCATGCCGAAAATGCTTGAACCAGAAAGAGAAAAGCCTAGATGATGTACACGAGGATATCGAGCTCAATGGTATGTCTAGGTGCTATATTAGGTGGGCTCATcatggagaggaagaagatgatgttggacaagatgatgatggagaactCGCTGTTGTACCTGAAGATATGTCATGTGATGGAACTGACCAAGGCCAGGCACCACTTGATGAGGAAGGACAAGCTGAAGATGTCATAGATGATGGTGCAAGGGGATTTCAGGGGTTGATTCAAGATTTGCGCGACGCAGCAAGCCATGGCCTCGGTGGTAACTTATATAAACAACTCATGGAAGAGGCAAAGCGTGAACTTTATCCAGGTTGCACCGAGGAGAGTAGGCTATCTTTCATGATTAAACTGCTGCATATAAAAGTGTACAATCGGATAACAACATCTGGGTTCGATgcattccttgagttgctttctTCAACTTTGAAGAATGTGCCCAGAATTCCTAAGTCATATAACAAGATGAAAGCTGTGCTTCGGAAGCTTGGTTTTGGTTATGTTTCTATTGATGCGTGCAAGTATGATTGTGCCTTGTTTTGGAAGGACCATGAAGGCGATGATCATTGCCCAGTTTGTGGCTTCACAAGATGGAAAGTGAACAAGGAGGGCAGAAAGAAAGTTCCTCACAAGGTCCTCCGTTACTTTCCAATAATTCCACCCCTTCAAAGGCTTTTCATGTCAAAGCAGCGGGCACAATATGCAAGATGGCACAAGGAAAAGAGGGTACCCGTTGAAAATGAAATGAGACATCCTGCTGATGGGGAAGCTTGGAAAGATTTTGATGAGACTTTCAAGTCTTTTGTAGATGATCCCCGCAATTTGaggttagccattgctactgatGGATTTAACCCATTTGGTCAGATGAGCAATTCATATAGCATATGGCCAGTGTTAGTGGTACCATACAATTTTCCACCCTGGATGTGCATGGACCAATCCAATTATATGCTTGCTTTACTAATTCCAGGCAAAAAATCACCAGGCAAAGATTTTCATGTGTTTATGCAGCCTTTGATAGCAGACCTGATGGAGCTTTGGAAGGGTGTAAAAACTTATGATGCAGTTGAAGGCAAAGACTTTAGCCTGCGTGCAGCGATTCTGTTTGGAATCCATGACTACCCTGCATTGGGCACCATGTTAGGCAGAACCACTAAGGGTTACTTTGCATGTGTATACTGTGATGAGAATCCATGCTCCGAATGTCTTagaaacaaaattggtttcataaACCATAGACGTTTCCTCCCTAACGACCATGCTTGGAGGACAAATAAATCTTTCAATGGCAAGCATGAAAAAAGAGAGCAGCTAAGGAAATTTACTGCAGATGAGGTTATGGCAAGGTTGGATTCAGTTTGCTATGTTCCAGGCAAGAATCCAGATAAGCCAAAACCAAGAAAACAATGCCGTAATGTAGATGAACCAGTATGGCATCTGAAGGTTAGCTTGTATGATTTACCATACTGGTCAAAATTGAAGCTACAGCACAACCTTGATGTTATGCACATAGAGAAAAACATATGTGAAGCCATTTTGTCAACTCTGCTTAATATCCCAAATAAGACAAAGGACACCATCGCTGCTAGACTAGATTTGGAGGATAGAGGTATAAGAAAAGAGCTTCATTTGCTAGATGACAGTGGTAGTTCATCATCAAAGCcaagagcttgttacgttctaaAACCAGAAGACATGAAGAAGTTCTTGCAATTTGTGAGCAATGTTAAGTTTCCAGATGGCTATGCCTCCAATATATCAAGATGTGTCAATATGGAGGGAGGAGGATCAATCCATGGGCTGAAAACACATGACTGTCatataatgctgcagcatattTTACCAGCTGGCCTTCGTGGTTTGGTGCGCAAAGATGTATATGAAGTAATTGCTGAATTGGGTAGGTTTTTTAGACAACTTTGCTCCAAAACTATAAAGGTTGATGCACTACACTAG